The genomic window CCGCGAGCAGGTCGTGCACCCGCTCGTCGTCGGGCGAGGCGTCGCGCCTCCCGGAGAGGAGCTCGATCGCCTTCGCCCACTGCCCCTCCTTGATGAGACGCTCCGCCTCGGCGACGGCGCCGGAGTCGTCCGCGGGCGGCGGCGTCCCCGACGTCTTCTGCCGGAGCCGCTCCACCGCCGCCATCGCATCCGCCGCGTCGGGGGCATTGATATGCGCGTCGAGGTACGCCTGGTAGTGCCGGAGCGCGTCCCCCGGCCGTTCCAGCTCCGTCTCGCAGATCCGCGCGGCGGCGAGCTGCGCGCGCCCCGCCCCCGCCCCGCCCTTGGCGGCGATCCTCTCGTACAGCTCGACCGCCCGGGCGTGGTCGCCCTGCTCCTCGAAGGCGCGCGCCGCCTGCTCCTGTTCCTCCGGAGACTCCTCGATCGCCGTCCTGACCTCCGGCCGCTCCAGCAGCCCCTGCACGATCCTGGCCACCGCCTCCGCGCGGGGCCCTCCGGGCGAGAGGTCGAGGTAGCGCCGGTAGGCGATCACGGCGTCGGCGGGCCGCTCCAGGTGCGACTGGTAGAGGATCCCGAGGTTGTAGTGGCCGGTGGCGAGCGACGGGTCGAGCTCCACGGCGCGCCTGAACTGGTCGGCGGCCTTGTCGTAGAGCCCCACCTTGCCGTAGCAGACGCCGAGCTGGTTGTACGCCTTGCTGAAACGCGGGTTCACCCGCAGCGCCGTCTGGAGCTCGGCGATCGCCTGCTCGTAGTTGCCGCTCTCCTTGTAGCGGAGCGCGAGCTCGTAGTGGCGCGCATCCCTCTGCCCGCAGCCGGTGAGGGCGGCGGCGAGGACGCACGGGACGATGAGGCGAACGACCCGGTTCATCAGATCTCCGAAAATCGGCTGCGGGCACCGGTTCGGTCCCCGCAAAGGGATAGTGTACACTCTTCCGCGGGGCGCGGGCAATGAAATACGGGCCATCGGTTCGCCGCGGGGGAGACGGGGAAGGCGCGGCGCCGCCGGCAGGTCCGGGTTCACCCGGCGCATGCGCCGTACGGGCGCGCCGATGGGGATGCCGGCTTCCCGGGGCGCGCCGGTTCCCTTTTCAGGCGCGGTCCGGGATCGTCGCGGGCGTCAAGGCTTCCTGCGGAAGGAGAACGCGCCCTTCCCGTCGACGTCGACCTCGACGGCGTCGCCCTCGCGGAACCCCCCCTCGAGCAGGGCGAGGGCGAGCGGGTCCTGGAGGGAACGCTGGATGACCCGCTTGAGCGGGCGCGCCCCGTAGTCGGGGTCGTAGCCGAGGCGGGCGATTTCGCGCCGGGCGGCCGGGCTGATCGTGAGGGCGATGCGCCGCTCCTGGAGGCGCGCGGCAAGGAGGCCGATCTGGATATCGACGATCCGGGCGATCTCCTTCTCGCCGAGGGAGCGGAAGACGACGATCTCGTCCACGCGGTTGAGGAACTCCGGGCGGAACTGCTCCTTGAGCGCCGCGATGATCCGCTCGCGGACCGCCGCCTCGCCCGCGCCGGCCGACTCCTGGAGCATCCGGGAGCCGACGTTGGAGGTCATGATGAGCACGGCGTTCTTGAAATCGACCGTCCGCCCGTGCCCGTCGGTCAGGCGCCCGTCGTCCATGACCTGGAGGAGGACGTTGAAGACGTCCGGGTGCGCCTTCTCGATCTCGTCGAGGAGGAGGACGGTGTACGGGCGGCGGCGCACCTTCTCGGTGAGCTGCCCCCCCTCCTCGAAGCCGACGTAGCCCGGCGGGGCGCCGATGAGCCGGGCGACCGAGTGCTTCTCCATGTACTCCGACATGTCGATCCGGACCATCGCGCTCTCGCTGTCGAAGAGGAACTCCGCGAGGGCGCGGGCGAGCTCCGTCTTCCCGACGCCGGTGGGGCCGACGAAGATGAACGAGCCGATGGGCCGGTGCGGGTCCCCGAGACCCGCGCGCGCCCGGCGGACCGCGTTCGAGATTGCGGCGATCGCCTCGTCCTGCCCGACGACCCGTTCCCGGAGCCGCTCCTCCATCCGGACGAGCTTCTCCTTCTCCCCCTCGACCAGGCGGGAGACCGGGATGCCGGTCCACGAGGAGACCACCTCGGCGATATCCTCCTCGTCGACCTCCTCCTTCAGCATCTTCCGTTCCTTCTGGATCTCGGCGAGACGGCGGTTCGCCTCGTCGAGCCCCTTCTGCAGCCCCGCGAGGACGCCGTAGCGGTACTCGGCGGCCTTGGCGAGATCGCCCTCGCGCTCCGCGATCCCCTCGCGCGCCTTGGCGTCCTCGATCCCGCGTGTCGCCTCGCGGATCCGGGCGATCGCGGCCTTCTCCGCCTCCCAGTGCGCCCGCATCCCGTCGCGCGACTCCTTCTCCTCGGCGAGCTGGCGCTCGATCTTCTTCTGGCGCTCGCGAGACGCCCTGTCCTTCTCCTTGCCGAGCGCCTGCCGCTCGATCTCGAGCTGCATGATGCGCCGCTCGACCTCGTCGAGTTCCGTGGGGCGGCTGTCGATCTCCATCTTCAGGCGCGACGCCGCCTCGTCCACGAGGTCGATCGCCTTGTCCGGGAGGAACCGGTCGGCGATGTAGCGGTGCGAGAGCGTCGCCGCGGCGACGAGCGCCCCGTCCCGTATCCGGACGCCGTGGTGCACCTCGTAGCGGTGCTTCAGACCGCGCAGGATGGCGATGGTGTCCTCGACCGACGGCTCCCCGGTGAAGACCGGCTGGAAACGGCGCTCCAGCGCGGCGTCCTTCTCGATATGCTTCCGGTACTCGTCGAGCGTGGTCGCGCCGACGCAGCGGAGTTCGCCGCGGGCGAGCATCGGTTTGAGCAGGTTCGAGGCGTCGACCGCCCCCTCGGCCGAGCCCGCGCCGACGAGCGTGTGCAGCTCGTCGATGAAGAGGATGATCTCGCCCGCCGCGGAGCCGATCTCCTTGAGGAGCGCCTTCATCCGCTCCTCGAACTCGCCCCGGAACTTCGCCCCGGCGATGAGCGCCCCGAGGTCGAGGGCGAGCAGGCGCTTGTTCTTGAGCCCCTCGGGGACGTCGCCCGAGGCGATCCGCTGGGCGAGCCCCTCGGCGATGGCGGTCTTGCCGACGCCGGGCTCGCCGATGAGGACCGGGTTGTTCTTGGTCCTGCGGGAGAGCACCTGCATCACCCGCCGTATCTCGTCGTCCCTCCCGATCACCGGGTCGAGCTTGTCGCGGCGGGCGAGCGCGGTGAGGTCGCGCGTGAACCGCTCGAGGGCGCGGTACTTGCCCTCGGGGCTCTGATCGGTGACCCGGTGACTCCCGCGGATCTTGACGAGCGCCTTGAGGAGGCGGTCGCGGTCGAGCCCGAGCCGATGCAGGATCTCCGCCGTCTCGCCCGCCCCGTTCGCCGTCAACGCCAGGAGGAGATGCTCGACGCTGACGTAGTCGTCCTGGAGCGCGGCGGCCTCGCGGGACGCCTCCTCCAAAACGAACCGGAGCTCCCTGCCGGGCGAGGGCGGCGCGGCCATGGCGCCGTGGACGCGGGGGGTCTTCTCGATGCTCCGCCGGAGCTCCTGTTCGACCGCGCCCGGCTGCACCCCCGCCTGCGCCAGGAGCGGCGGGGTCACCCCGTCGGCCTGGGCGAGCATGGCGAGGAGGAGGTGCCCCGGGGAGAGCTCCTGCTGGTTCTCCTCCCCGGCGATGCGCTGCGCCTCGGCGAGCGCCTCCTGGGACTTGAGCGTCAGCGTGTCGTGCCGCATGGGGATATCAGCGCCTCCGCGAAACGGACGGGATGCGATCCTTCCGCCGCCGATGCCGGGGATCTTCACGGATCGGCGAAGATCCGCCGATCCGCGGCGCCCCCTACCTCCTCGGCTTCCTGCCGCCCCCGGCCTTTTTCAGGAGGACGGACTCGATCGTCGCGACGAGCCCCTCCTCGGTGAACGGCTTGGTCACGTAGGCGTCCGCGCCGAGCTTGAGCCCCTTCTCGATGTCGACCTTCTTGTCGAGCGCCGAGATGATGACCACCGGGATCTCCCGCGTCGCCGGGTTCTTCTTGAAGACGTCGCAGTACCAGTAGCCGGAGAAGAACGGCATCATGATGTCGAGGATGATCATCCGCGTGGGAGAGGAGAGCACCTTGGGGATCGCCTCGACGCCGTCGGACGCCGTCACCGCGTCGTAGCCGTGCCGTTCGACGATCTTGGCGATCATCTCCGCGACGTGGGCGTCGTCCTCGATCACCAGGATCCTGCCCTTCCTCGCGACGGAGGGGCTCATCGGAGGGCGGTCTCCTCCTCGCGAAGGCCTCCCCTCTCCTCCTCCGGGAGATCGTCGGGAGGCGGGGGCTCCTCCTCGGGGAGCTCGAGGAGGAAGAGCGCCGCGTCCTCCATCTTCACCTTCTCGGCGGGCGGTTCGATCAAGAAGATCGGCACCAGCACCTCGAGCGAGAGGTTCAGGCACGCATAGACCGAGAGGCGCTTCCCCAACTTCCCGCGGTCGTCGATCACGTCGAGGCAGCGGGCGCCGTCCGCGGCGCCGGCGGCGATGAAGAGGTGCTTGTACTCCTCCCCCCGCTCGAGGAACGCGGCGGTCTGCTCGATACCCGCGCCGATGAGGCGCTCGCTGCCGCGGGCCGGGGCGAGCTCGGTCTTGCGGCTCCCGACGGCCATCTTGAGCAGCAGCCCCTTGGCGTGCGGCACCGCCCCGGTCCGCCGCGTCTCGAGCACGCTGCCGACCGTGAGCGGGGGGGCCTTCTTCGCCAGATCCCGGAGGAACGCCGCCACCTCCTTCTGCGACGAGAGGAAGACGATGCCCGCGACCTTGTACGGCCCCTCGGGGGTGTTCCTCCCGTAGATGTGCCCGGTGAGTTTCAGGGTGCTGCCGCTCTGCCGGAGATCGCGGAAGATGTGTTCCGGTTTCAGCTTGATCCACTTGCTGTCGCCGCCGAAGAGCGGGACGAAGGGGATGATCAGGTCCGCCTTGTCCCCCTCGGCGCCGAAGGTGACGGTGAGCTTCTCGGTGAGCGGGGCGGGGCGGGCGGGCGTGCTCCTGCCGCCGAGGAACGCCTCGATCTTCTCGAAGCCGAAGAAGAGGAGCGCCCCCGCGCTGTAGAAGGCGTAGAGGAACGGCTTCCGCGCCCAGCGGTACCACTCGACCGCCGGCCTCTTCTTCCGCGCACTCATCGTTCGCCCCCCGCCGGAACCGCCGCTAGTCGTTGACGACGCTGAACCCGAAGTAGTGCACCGTGAGGTCCCGGCTGTCGCTGAACGCGGCGGCGAGCCGTTTCTGGAGGTAGTCGAGCACCTCCTTACGCCGCCGCTGTACGTCGAAGTCGCGCGTGCGCTCGTCCACGCCCTCCAGCGGAAGGTCCGCCTTGAAACTCACCTCGGAGTAGATCCGCAACATCGCCATCACGCCCCTCCTCTCCCCCTCTCGCGCCGCTCACATCCTCCCCATGTGCAGGAAGGCGCTGATCTGGGGGCCGAACTTCACGATGAGCCCCGCCACCACGACGCTCACCATGCTCATCAGCTTGATGAGGATGTTGAGCGAGGGACCGGCAGTGTCCTTGAACGGGTCGCCGACGGTGTCGCCCACGACCCCGGCCTTGTGGGCGGCCGAGCCTTTGCCGCCGTGGTGCCCCTGCTCGATATGCTTCTTCGCGTTGTCCCATGCGCCGCCCGAGTTGGCGAGCATGACCGCCAAAACGAATCCGGTCGCCGTGGCCCCCGCGAGGAACCCCATCACGCCCGCGACGCCCAGCACGAGCCCCACCAGGATCGGGACGACGATCGCGCTGATGGAGGGGAGCATCATCTCCCGCTGCGCCCCCTTCGTGGAGATCGCGACGCAGGAGGCGTAGTCGGGCACCGCCTTCCCCTCCAGCAGCCCCTTGATCTCCTTGAACTGGCGCCGGACCTCCTCAACCATCCGCCGTGCGGCGCGCCCGACCGCCAGCATCGAGAGCGCGCAGAAGACGAAGACCATCATCGCGCCGAGGAAGAGGCCGACGAGCACCTTGGGGTTCAGGAGCGTGACCTCGTACTGGGCCATGAAGAAGTCGAGGTTCGCCTTCTGGATTGTCGCGGCGTCGAACGCCTTCGTGCCGATCCGGGCGAGCCCGTCGGCGCTCGTGGAGGCGACGCGGACGAGGCCGATGCGCACCTCCTCGATGTAGGCCGCCAGGAGGGCGAGCGCGGTGAGCGCCGCGGAACCGATCGCGTACCCTTTGCCGGTCGCGGCGGTCGTGTTGCCGAGCGAATCGAGCGCGTCGGTTCTTTCGCGCACGCCCGGTTCGAGCCCGCTCATCTCGGCGTTGCCGCCCGCGTTGTCCGCGATCGGACCGTAGGCGTCGGTCGCGAGGGTGATCCCGAGGGTCGAGAGCATCCCCACGGCGGCGAGCCCCACGCCGTAGAGCCCGTGCTCGGGGTTCGTGAAACCGCCGGCGAAGCCGTAGGCCAGGATGGTCGCCACGCCGATCGTGACCACCCCGGGCCAGGTGGAGAGCATCCCCACCGACATCCCCTCGATGATGACCGTGGCGGATCCGGTGAGCGACTGCGATGCGACCTGCCGGGTCGGGGGGTAGTCCTGCGAGGTGTAGTACTCCGTCGCCTTGCCGATGATCCATCCCGCGCAGAGCCCGGCGACGATCGAGCCGAAGAGGCCGAAGTGCCCCGGCAGCATCCACGGGACGAGGAAGAACGACACCGCGCAAATCCCGACGATGCTCAGGTTCACCCCGCGGGCGAGCGCCTTGAGCAGCTCCTTCTGCGTCGCCGTCTCCCCGCTCCGGACGAAGAAGATCCCGACGATAGAGAGGAAGACGCCGATCCCGGCGATCATCATCGGCAGGAGGACCGACCTGAGCATCAGGACGGAATTGCCGGAGAACGCCGCGACGCCGAGGGCGGCCGTGGCGAGGATGGAGCCGCAGTAGGATTCGTACAGATCCGCCCCCATCCCCGCGACATCCCCGACGTTGTCGCCCACATTGTCGGCGATGGAGGCGGGATTGCGGGGGTCATCCTCGGGGATCTCCGCCTCGATCTTGCCCACCAGGTCGGCGCCGACGTCCGCCGCCTTCGTGAATATACCGCCCCCGACGCGCGCGAAGAGCGCCTGGGTGCTCGCCCCCATCCCGAAGCAGAGCATCGTGACCGTGGTCTCGACGAGGCCGAGGCCGACGATGCTGTTGAGCAGGTAGAACCAGATACAGATGTCCAGGAGCCCGAGGCCGACGCAGACCAGCCCCATCACGGCGCCGCTCCGGAAGGCGATCTGGAGGGCGCTGTTGAGGGAGCTGCGGGCGGCGTGCGCGGTGCGGGCGCTCGCGTGGGTCGCGGTCTTCATCCCGATGAACCCGCAGAGGCCGGAGAAGAACCCGCCGGTGAGGAAGGCGAACGGGACCCATTTCGACTGGACCTGCAGCACGAAGGCGAGGAAGGCGAAGAAGAGCCCTGCGACGACGAAACACCAGAAGACGACCTTGTACTGCTGCCGCAGGTAGGCGCGGGCGCCGGTGCGCACGTACGAGGCGATCTCCTTCATCCGATCGGTGCCCTCGGATGCGCGGATCATGGAGCGGTAGAAGAATCCCGCGACGACGAGCGCGGCGACGGAGGCGATCGGGGCGATGAGCCAGGAGAGGGGGAGCGGCGCCGTCTCCGCGACCGCCTCCGGCAGGGCCGATGCCGCGCGCGCCCCGAGCCCCGCCGCCAGCGCACACAGACGCACGATGCTGTTCTTCACGTATGACCTCCTTCTAAATGATCACACCCGGGGTGAATATTGCCGCTCGCCCACCCGGTTGTCAATCGCATTCTGATCCCCCGCCTCCCCGGGCCGGCGGTCAGGGACCGTCCATCAGCCGTTTCACCAGGCGGACGATCTCGCCGGCGTTCCGCGCGTAGCCGTCCGCGCCTATCTTGCGCGCGTAGGCGGGGGTGACGACCGCCCCCCCCACCATCACCTTCTGGGCCATCCCCCTGCGTTTGAGCTCGGCGATGACCGTCTCCATCTGCCGCATCGTGGTGGTCATCAGGGCGGAGAGCCCGACGAGTTGGGCCCCGGTCGCCGCCGCCTGCTCCGCGATCAGCTCGGCCGGCACGTTCCGGCCGAGGTCCGTGACCTCGTAGCCGTAGTTCTCGAGGACGGTGCAGCAGATGTTCTTGCCGATGTCGTGGACATCCCCCAGGACCGTGGCCATCAGGATCCTGCCCCGCGACGGCATCCGCTCCCCCTTCATCTCGCGCTTCAGGCGCGCGAAGGCGGCCTGGACGGTCTCCGCGGCGAGGATCATCTGCGGCAGGAAGATCTCGCGGCGTTCGAAGCGCGCCCCGACCTCCTCGAGCGCGGGGGCCAGCATCGCCACGTTGATCTCGAGGGGCGGGATCCCCATCGAGAGCGCCGCCTCGAGGGGCGGGATGACCCCGTCCCGGTCGCCGGCGAGGATAGCGGCGAGGAGCCGCTCGCGCACCCGCGCGGCGTCCTTTGCGGGCTCCTCGGGCGCGGAGGGCGCGGCCGGCCCGGCGGCGCGCGCGCCGGCGATGAAGTCGCGCGCGCCGGGATCCTTCCCGGCGAGCACGCGCGCGGCGCCCAGGACGCGCATCACGAGCCCGTCCGCGGGGTTGCAGATGACCGCGTCGAGGCCCGCCTCCACCGCCATCGCGAGGAACGCCGCGTTCAGGCTGCTCCGCCCGGGGAGGCCGTGGGAGACGTTGCTGAGGCCCATCACCGTCTGCCAGCCGCGGGCCTTCAGCATCCGCAACGTCTCCAGCGTCACCGCGGGCTGCGCCTGCGAGGCCGCGGCGGCCATCACGAGCGGATCGACCAGGATATCCTCGCGCCGCAGCCCCGCCCTGACCGCGCTCGCCGCCACCTCCTCGGCGAGCGCGACCCTCCGCGCGGCGGTCTCCGGGATCCCCTTCCCCGAGAGCGGCAGCACGATGATCGCCGCTCCGTGGAGGCGGGCGAGGGCGAGCAGTCTCGGCATCGACCCCCCGTCCGCGGTGATTGAGTTGACCAGCGCGCGCCCCTCCACCTCCCGCAGCCCCGCCTCGAGCGCCTCGGGGCTGCTCGAGTCGATGACGAGGGGGGCGTCGACGCAACGCTGCACGACGCGCGCCGCGCGCGCCATCAGCTCCGTCTCCGAAACCGCGCCCACGCCGAGCGTCTCGCCGTGGGCGCCGGCGTTCAGATCCAGCAGCTGCGCCCCCTCCCGGACCTGGGCGGTCGCCGCGTCGCGCACCGGGGCCGTATCGCCGCGGATGAAGAGGCGCGCCATCTCCGCCTGGACGCTCAGGTTGATCCGCTCGCCGATGACGAGCGGTCCGCGGGAGGGATCGAGCGATACCGCCCGCACGCGGCTGCACAGCCGGAGGCGGTCCGGCACCGCGCGCCGCGCCGGCCTCCTCCGCCCGAGCGCCGCGGCCATCGCCTTGATGTGCGCGGGGGTCGTCCCGCAGCACCCCCCGATCAGGTTCGCGCCTGCGGCCGCGAACCGATCGGCGAACGCCGCCATCTCGGCGGGGCTCTTCCGGAAGACGGTTTTGCCGTCGACGAGCTCGGGGAGCCCCGCGTTGGGGAGCACGGAGAGGCACGCCGGGGCGACGCCCGCCATCGCCTCCAGGAGCGGGAGCATCTCCTCCGGCCCCAGGCTGCAGTTCACCCCGACCGCGGCGGCGCCGGAGGCGGCGAGCACGATGGCCGCGACGTCGGGCGGGGTCCCCGAGAAGGTCCTCCCGTCCTCGCCGAAGGTCGCGTGGGCGACCACCGGGATGTCGGAGACCTCGCGCGCGGCGACCAGCGCCGCTTTCGCCTCGCGGATATCCGAGAAGGTCTCGAGGAAGAGGGCATCCGCCCCCGCGCGCGCGAGCGCGCGCATCTGCTCGCGGAACGTTTCGACCGCCTCGTCGAACGTCAGCGCGCCCAACGGGGCGAGCTGCGCCCCGAGCGGGCCTACCGAGCCGGCCACGTAGGCCCTGCCGCCGGCCGCCTTCCGTGCCAGGCGCACCGCCTCGCGGTTGATGCGCTCGACATCCGCCTCCAGACCGTAGTCGGCGAGCTTGCGGCGGTTGGCGCCGAAGCTGTTCGTCTCGATCACCTCGGCCCCCGCGTCGAGGTACCGCGTGTGGATGTCGACGACGAGGGCCGGGCGGCCGAGGATGGCCTCCTCCGGGCAGCCGCCGTCGGGGAGCCCCCCCTCCTGGAGCATCGTCCCCATCGCCCCGTCGACAAGGAGCACGCGCTCCCGCATCGCGTCCAGAAACGGTTTCATGATGTATGTCGCGGATCACCGCGGATCAGAACGAAGAGAAAATCTTGCCGCGGATTGACACGGATGAACATGGATCGATTCTGTCTTGTGACCTCCGGATAGTGTCGTTACCCGTGTCTATCCGCACACATCCGTGGCACGAGATATCTCTATCCCCCGCCGCGCGGCACCCAGCCCACGACCGCCGTCACCGACTTCTCCGGGACCAAAATGCACCCCCGGCCCGCCGAGATCCCGATCCGCTCCGCCCCGAGCGCCGCCAGCACCCCCGGCTGCGCATCGAGCGCCCAATCGCCGTAGCCGGGACTGAACCGCCGGGTGAGCTCAAACCCCTCCTTCGCCGCCTCCCGCCCCAGCGAAGCCGCCGCGGCCTCCACGACCGCCTCGACCGCCTCCGAGCCGTAGGCGTCGAGGATCATCGCCTCGGTCATCCTCTTCTCTCGCATCAGGCGCTCCGCGGCGGACGTGAGTGCCGCACCGACGGTCGCCCCGATGAACGTCGCGCAGCTGCAGGGGGCGAGCAGCTCCGCCACCCGGGCGCTCCGGATGGCGAACGGCGTCTCCTTGAATTCGACGACCCCGCCGGCGTTGCGCCTGATACGGAACGTCGCCCGCACCGCGGCGGGGGCGGCGAGCGCTTCCCCCTCCCCGATGCCCCGGGCGACCAGCGCCGCGAGCGCCGGCGCCCCCCGCGCGGCGGAGGGCCCCATCCCCATCCGCCGCAGAACGGCCTCCGCCGCGACCGCCGTTCCGATCTCCCGGAAGACGCCGTCGGAGGAACTCATCCCCAGAGCGCCCAGGCCACGCCGAGCGCGATGCAGTAGCAGCCGAACCAGGCGATCCCGCCCCTCTCGACCGCGCCGTTGAGGACCCTGATCGCCACAAGACCGCTCGCGCAGGAGACCGCCGCGGAGGCGGCGAGCGCCGCGACGCCGAAATTCTCCGCCGCGGATCCGATCTCGGGCAGGTGCATGAGGGCGGCGCCCAGCATCGCGGGGGCGGCCATCATGAACGCAAACTCCACCGCCCGCCGCCGCCCGACCCCGGCGAGAAGGCCCGCCCCCACGGTCATGCCCGATCTCGAGATGCCGGGGGGAAGGGCGAGGGCCTGCGCGCACCCGATGAGGAGCGCCCTCCCCCACCCGATCTCCGCGTCTGCCGGACGGGCGCGCCCCGCGGCGACGAGGAAGACGCCGCCCGCGACGAGCCCCGCCGCGGCCATCCGCGGGTCGTGGAAACGCGCCTCCAGCCACCCGCGAGCGAGCACCCCCACCGCCGCGGCGGGGAGCGTGGCGACGAGGAGGAGGCCGAGGTCCCGCCGCGCGCGGGGCTCGGCGGGGTGGAGCAGGATGCGTCTCCATGCCGCGCGATAGAAGACAACCGCCGCGGCGAGCGTCCCCAGATGGAGCACCAGCTCGAGGGCGACCCCCTCGGACCGCACGCCGAGCAGGCGCTCGGCGAGCACCAGATGCGCCGTGCTCGACACCGGGAGCCACTCGGTGGCCCCCTGCACGATCCCGATCACGACGGCCTGCGGTATGGTCATAAGGCTGCCGCTCGTGCGCGCGGAGGGGCGTTCACGGATTGACGCGCCGATACCAGTCGACGAACCGCTGCACCCCCTCCTCGACCCGGACGCGGGGACTGTAGCCGAGGAGCTCGCCCGCCTTGCGGATATCCGCGCAGGTCACCGGGACGTCCCCCGGCTGATCGGGGAGCGATTTCACGACCGCCTTTTTCCCGACGGCGCGCTCGATCGCCGCGATGAGCGCCCTGAGCTCCACGGTCCTCGACTCGCCGAGGTTGATGACCTCGAACGGGAACGGAGTGTCGACGGCCCGCACCAGGCCGTCCAGGATGTCGTCGACGTAGGTGTAGTCGCGGCGGCTTGTCCCGTCGCCGTAGACCTCGATCGGTTCCCCGCGCAGTATCCTGCGCGTGAAACGGTGGATCGCCATCTCCGGCCGCTGCCGGGGCCCGTAGACAGTGAAGAATCGGAGGCAGGTGGCGCTGAGGCCGTGGAGGTGGTGCCAGACGTGGCAGAGGAGCTCGCAGGCCCTCTTGGTGGCCGCGTACGGGGAGATGGGGCGGTCGGCGCAGTCGTGTTCCGAGAACGGCACCTCGCTGCGCGCCCCGTAGACCGAAGAGGAGGAGCCGAAGACGAAGCGCCCCACCGCGTGCTCGCGCGCGAACTCGAGAAGGTTGAGCGTGCCGCAGCAGTTCACCTCCTCGTAGAGGAGGGGGTTTTTGAGGGAGGCGCGCACCCCCGCGCGGGCGGCCAGGTGGACAATCACCTTGAACCTGTGGCGCGCGGCGATGCCGCGGAGGACCTTCCTGTCCCTGATGTCTCCCTCGACGAGCGCGTACGACGGGTTCTTGAGGGCCGAAGCGATATTCTCCCGCTTCACGGCGGGATCGTACGAGTCGTTGAAGTCGTCGAGGCAGACCACCTCGTCGCCGCGCTCGAGCAGCCGGTCGACCAGATGAGACCCGATGAACCCCGCACCGCCGGTGACGAGGACCTTCATAACGGCACACCCCCGCCCGCCCCGCCGATCCGCGGGGCGAAGCTCCCTTCCCGGATCCTGAAGCCGGGCCCCGAACCTGCGCCCGGGGCCGGCGACGGCAGGTATGGTACCACAGTGCCGTCCAGGCGCGCAACGAAAGGCGCCGCCGCGGCGCGGTTCAGGCGGGCCGCGTCCGCCGCTGTACCCACGCCCGCCCCCGTGCTATACTGCCTGTATGCCGCGCCTCAAGATCGCGCTCCCGAAAGCGTTTCCGTTCTCCACGGAGATCCCGGTGCGTGTCGCCGACCTCAACTACGGCGGCCACCTGGGCAACGACGCGGTCCTTTCCATCGTCCACGAGGCCCGCGTCCGGTTCCTCCGGCACCACGGCTTCACGGAGGCACGGATCGGCGGGCCGGGCATCCTGATGACCGATGCCGCCGTCGTGTACGCCGCGCAGGGCTTCTGGGGCGACCCCCTGACGGTCGAGGTCGCGGTGACGGACCTTTCGCGGTGCGGCGCCGCCTTCGTCTATCGTCTCTCCAACCGCCTCTCGGGCAGGGAGATCGCCCGCGCCAGGACCGGCATCGTCTTCTTCGACTACCGGGCCGGCCGTATCGCGCGCGTCCCGGACGCGTTCGCCGCGCGCTGCGCGGGCGCCTCCTGAGGAGCCGCGAATGGCGTTCATACGACTGCGCGGCGTGCCCGGCCTCGTGTATCTCCCCGACGCGGACCCCGCCGCCCCGAAGAAGCACCCGTGCGCGGACTGCTTCTCGTGCGGCTGGTGCAGCGACGAG from Chlamydiota bacterium includes these protein-coding regions:
- a CDS encoding NAD-dependent epimerase/dehydratase family protein yields the protein MKVLVTGGAGFIGSHLVDRLLERGDEVVCLDDFNDSYDPAVKRENIASALKNPSYALVEGDIRDRKVLRGIAARHRFKVIVHLAARAGVRASLKNPLLYEEVNCCGTLNLLEFAREHAVGRFVFGSSSSVYGARSEVPFSEHDCADRPISPYAATKRACELLCHVWHHLHGLSATCLRFFTVYGPRQRPEMAIHRFTRRILRGEPIEVYGDGTSRRDYTYVDDILDGLVRAVDTPFPFEVINLGESRTVELRALIAAIERAVGKKAVVKSLPDQPGDVPVTCADIRKAGELLGYSPRVRVEEGVQRFVDWYRRVNP
- a CDS encoding undecaprenyl-diphosphate phosphatase; its protein translation is MTIPQAVVIGIVQGATEWLPVSSTAHLVLAERLLGVRSEGVALELVLHLGTLAAAVVFYRAAWRRILLHPAEPRARRDLGLLLVATLPAAAVGVLARGWLEARFHDPRMAAAGLVAGGVFLVAAGRARPADAEIGWGRALLIGCAQALALPPGISRSGMTVGAGLLAGVGRRRAVEFAFMMAAPAMLGAALMHLPEIGSAAENFGVAALAASAAVSCASGLVAIRVLNGAVERGGIAWFGCYCIALGVAWALWG
- a CDS encoding thioesterase; protein product: MPRLKIALPKAFPFSTEIPVRVADLNYGGHLGNDAVLSIVHEARVRFLRHHGFTEARIGGPGILMTDAAVVYAAQGFWGDPLTVEVAVTDLSRCGAAFVYRLSNRLSGREIARARTGIVFFDYRAGRIARVPDAFAARCAGAS
- a CDS encoding dihydropteroate synthase produces the protein MMKPFLDAMRERVLLVDGAMGTMLQEGGLPDGGCPEEAILGRPALVVDIHTRYLDAGAEVIETNSFGANRRKLADYGLEADVERINREAVRLARKAAGGRAYVAGSVGPLGAQLAPLGALTFDEAVETFREQMRALARAGADALFLETFSDIREAKAALVAAREVSDIPVVAHATFGEDGRTFSGTPPDVAAIVLAASGAAAVGVNCSLGPEEMLPLLEAMAGVAPACLSVLPNAGLPELVDGKTVFRKSPAEMAAFADRFAAAGANLIGGCCGTTPAHIKAMAAALGRRRPARRAVPDRLRLCSRVRAVSLDPSRGPLVIGERINLSVQAEMARLFIRGDTAPVRDAATAQVREGAQLLDLNAGAHGETLGVGAVSETELMARAARVVQRCVDAPLVIDSSSPEALEAGLREVEGRALVNSITADGGSMPRLLALARLHGAAIIVLPLSGKGIPETAARRVALAEEVAASAVRAGLRREDILVDPLVMAAAASQAQPAVTLETLRMLKARGWQTVMGLSNVSHGLPGRSSLNAAFLAMAVEAGLDAVICNPADGLVMRVLGAARVLAGKDPGARDFIAGARAAGPAAPSAPEEPAKDAARVRERLLAAILAGDRDGVIPPLEAALSMGIPPLEINVAMLAPALEEVGARFERREIFLPQMILAAETVQAAFARLKREMKGERMPSRGRILMATVLGDVHDIGKNICCTVLENYGYEVTDLGRNVPAELIAEQAAATGAQLVGLSALMTTTMRQMETVIAELKRRGMAQKVMVGGAVVTPAYARKIGADGYARNAGEIVRLVKRLMDGP